One Aethina tumida isolate Nest 87 chromosome 5, icAetTumi1.1, whole genome shotgun sequence genomic window carries:
- the LOC109600953 gene encoding 23 kDa integral membrane protein, whose translation MLISIILKPFLIVLNFIFMLIGLALVILDTIFMVNVNKYKEVVPEEPIFQHIPIVIIVVGSITLAASLLGCYGARKSNAFVLYTNGTILFVLVLAKIGLVVYIIVVFSNNLNEIEQTFHDIFEILYQSNNPIIKILLQRIKKEFNCGRTQFIYPSNVLYPSDVVIFEPACDEVFFSWLVRSIAIKIIILFVLIGLEFIGAVFSFCLARYT comes from the exons ATGTTAATCAGCATTATTTTAAAGCCATTTCTCattgtgttaaattttatatttatg CTTATTGGTTTGGCTTTAGTCATACTTGACACAATATTTATGGTCAATGTTAACAAATACAAAGAGGTAGTACCTGAAGAACCGATATTTCAACACATTCCCATTGTAATAATTGTAGTTGGATCAATAACATTAGCGGCTTCGTTATTGGGATGTTATGGCGCACGCAAGTCTAATGCCTTCGTTTTATATACG AATGGTACAATATTGTTTGTGCTAGTTCTCGCGAAAATTGGCCTTGTGGTGTATATCATAGTTgtattttcaaacaatttaaatgaaatagaaCAGACGTTTCACGATATTTTCGAAATATTGTACCAAAGCAATaatccaattataaaaatccttCTCCAAAGAATAAAGAAAGAG TTCAATTGTGGGCGAACCCAATTCATATATCCCTCGAATGTTTTGTATCCGTCAGATGTTGTCATTTTCGAACCTGCCTGCGATGAAGTATTTTTTTCATGGTTGGTTAGATCCATTGCAATAAAGATTATAATTCTTTTCGTACTAATAGGCCTTGaa tttattgGTGCTGTCTTCTCATTCTGTTTGGCACGCTATACTTAA